The following are encoded in a window of Flavobacterium psychrotrophum genomic DNA:
- a CDS encoding MarR family winged helix-turn-helix transcriptional regulator: protein MKIEDIIKSPNMTLAKQVIMNLMYTSQLVGEQVSDVMKSYELSPEQFNVLRILRGQKGKPANMCVIQERMIAKTSNTTRLVDKLLLKGYVKREVCPDNRRKMEISITEKGLNLLSELDPIVDESEMKFAHNLNHPELEQLIYLLEKFRTIEP from the coding sequence ATGAAAATAGAGGATATCATAAAAAGTCCGAATATGACGCTGGCCAAGCAGGTTATAATGAACCTGATGTACACCTCCCAACTGGTAGGCGAACAGGTAAGTGATGTAATGAAGTCGTACGAGCTATCTCCGGAGCAGTTTAATGTACTGCGCATACTCCGCGGACAAAAAGGCAAACCTGCCAATATGTGCGTAATACAGGAACGCATGATAGCCAAGACCAGCAACACTACCCGACTGGTAGATAAACTGTTGCTAAAAGGCTACGTTAAGCGTGAGGTATGCCCAGACAACCGCCGTAAGATGGAAATAAGCATTACCGAAAAAGGCTTGAATTTACTGAGTGAGCTTGACCCGATTGTAGATGAATCTGAAATGAAATTTGCACATAACCTTAACCATCCTGAACTGGAACAGCTTATTTACCTGCTGGAAAAATTCAGGACCATTGAACCCTAA
- a CDS encoding response regulator produces the protein MEELLFGTAATVGGSLINFTATKCYNHFTGSQKNFLWYENRIDLNTFNFNSEFHEQKRRTRIVVIDDENSFPIELFTNEGYNITKWDTVKDYGKLESGYFDIIVLDIKGVAQHISDDDGLGVLVELKKKNSSQIIISYSQHSYDLSKVQFFQMADDNITKPSDFLRIKSTLDNLITTQFKPSRYISALNKKLHDHHIDAKNTKNINNEIAKAIKRNSDPDWNSTLKFLNHTDHTLIQEITSLSQTILKFYKNGR, from the coding sequence ATGGAAGAGTTATTATTTGGAACGGCAGCTACAGTTGGCGGTTCTCTCATAAATTTTACTGCCACAAAATGCTATAATCATTTTACTGGTAGCCAAAAAAATTTTCTATGGTATGAAAATAGAATTGACTTAAATACTTTCAATTTTAATAGTGAATTTCACGAACAAAAGAGAAGGACAAGAATCGTTGTTATTGATGACGAAAATAGTTTCCCAATAGAACTATTCACAAATGAGGGTTACAACATTACTAAATGGGATACTGTAAAAGACTACGGGAAGTTGGAGTCAGGGTATTTCGATATAATAGTACTTGACATTAAAGGAGTTGCACAACATATATCTGACGATGATGGATTAGGAGTTCTTGTGGAACTTAAGAAAAAAAATTCTTCTCAAATAATTATTTCATACTCTCAACATAGCTATGATTTAAGCAAAGTGCAATTTTTTCAAATGGCAGATGATAATATAACAAAACCCAGTGATTTTCTGCGTATTAAATCAACTTTAGATAATTTAATCACGACTCAATTTAAACCTAGTCGATATATTAGTGCGTTAAATAAGAAACTACACGATCATCATATCGATGCTAAAAACACAAAAAATATTAATAATGAAATTGCTAAAGCAATTAAGAGAAACTCAGATCCTGACTGGAATTCTACTCTAAAGTTTTTAAACCATACGGACCACACGCTAATTCAAGAAATCACTAGCTTAAGTCAAACAATTTTAAAGTTTTATAAAAATGGACGTTGA
- a CDS encoding thioredoxin family protein → MKAIKFLALFLAMGALTAFTADTPVAGYKVGDTAADFSLKNVDGKQVSLKDFKSAKGFIVVFTCNHCPYAQAYEDRIIALDKKYKSLGYPVVAIQPNDPVKSKDDSFDKMQARAKEKKYGFPYLIDEGQKVFPQFGATKTPHVYILEKTAKGNVVKYIGAIDDNYEDATAVKQKYVEGAVDALLKGKEVSVKETKAIGCTIK, encoded by the coding sequence ATGAAAGCAATTAAATTTTTAGCATTATTCCTTGCTATGGGTGCCCTTACGGCCTTTACAGCAGATACTCCTGTGGCAGGTTATAAAGTGGGCGATACCGCTGCCGATTTCAGCCTTAAAAATGTAGATGGTAAACAAGTAAGCCTTAAAGACTTTAAGTCGGCTAAAGGGTTTATTGTGGTGTTTACCTGCAACCATTGCCCGTATGCGCAGGCTTATGAAGACCGAATCATTGCGCTCGACAAAAAATACAAGAGCCTGGGATATCCTGTTGTAGCTATTCAGCCAAACGACCCGGTTAAGAGTAAAGACGATAGTTTTGATAAAATGCAGGCCCGTGCCAAAGAAAAAAAATACGGTTTCCCGTACCTTATAGACGAAGGGCAGAAGGTATTCCCGCAATTCGGCGCTACAAAAACACCACACGTTTACATACTTGAAAAAACGGCTAAAGGCAATGTGGTTAAATACATTGGCGCTATCGATGATAACTACGAAGATGCCACTGCTGTAAAACAAAAGTATGTGGAGGGTGCAGTAGATGCTTTGCTAAAAGGTAAAGAAGTTTCGGTTAAAGAAACCAAGGCTATTGGATGTACAATAAAATGA
- a CDS encoding TlpA disulfide reductase family protein, whose amino-acid sequence MKKLLLAIPAALTILALTAFTLQKGQGEPKPTTVYTNGKTTVKAYEWEGLSYFLNQKNDTTYVVNFWATWCVPCVQELPQFEQLNEKYKDKKVKVILVSLDMPKMAESRLLPFIEKKKLKSKVILMRDPDQNAWLPKIDKDWSGAIPATVIYNKGKRKFYERSFTLAELETELNTFK is encoded by the coding sequence ATGAAAAAATTACTACTGGCCATTCCGGCCGCGCTTACAATCCTTGCTCTTACTGCGTTTACATTGCAAAAGGGTCAGGGAGAACCCAAACCCACTACCGTTTACACCAATGGTAAAACTACCGTTAAGGCCTACGAGTGGGAGGGACTCAGTTACTTCCTCAATCAAAAGAACGATACTACTTATGTGGTAAACTTTTGGGCTACATGGTGCGTGCCCTGCGTACAGGAGCTGCCCCAATTTGAACAGCTTAACGAAAAGTACAAGGATAAAAAGGTAAAAGTGATACTCGTAAGCCTTGATATGCCCAAGATGGCCGAAAGCCGCCTGTTGCCATTTATCGAAAAGAAGAAGCTTAAAAGCAAAGTAATATTAATGCGTGACCCCGACCAAAATGCCTGGCTGCCCAAGATTGATAAGGACTGGAGTGGCGCCATACCGGCTACCGTGATATATAACAAGGGCAAGCGTAAGTTTTACGAACGCTCTTTTACACTGGCTGAACTTGAAACCGAATTAAATACTTTTAAATAA
- a CDS encoding YceI family protein — protein MKNLKTIAIAFVVALTTLTATAQTKKIDAAKSSIAWVGKKVTGSHNGTVNFKDGSLVWKGGKLTGGTFTIDMTSITATDLKAGEGKEKLEGHLKADDFFGTDKFATSTLVFTSVKEKSKNVYTVTADLTIKGKTAPVTFDLTTGKNAAATAFNVDRTKYGITFGSKNFFEGIGDKAVYDEFELTVKVVY, from the coding sequence ATGAAAAATCTAAAAACAATTGCAATTGCTTTCGTAGTAGCGCTTACAACACTTACGGCTACAGCACAAACTAAAAAAATCGATGCCGCTAAAAGTAGCATTGCATGGGTTGGTAAAAAAGTAACAGGTTCTCACAATGGTACTGTAAACTTTAAAGATGGTAGCCTTGTATGGAAAGGTGGTAAACTTACCGGCGGTACTTTTACTATCGACATGACTTCTATTACTGCTACTGACCTTAAAGCAGGTGAAGGTAAAGAGAAACTTGAAGGCCACCTTAAAGCTGACGATTTCTTTGGTACTGATAAATTTGCTACTTCTACTTTAGTGTTTACTTCAGTTAAAGAAAAATCTAAAAACGTTTACACAGTTACAGCTGACCTTACTATTAAAGGCAAAACAGCTCCTGTAACTTTTGACCTTACTACAGGTAAAAATGCTGCTGCTACTGCATTTAACGTAGACAGGACTAAATACGGAATTACTTTTGGTTCTAAAAACTTCTTCGAAGGCATTGGCGACAAAGCTGTTTATGATGAGTTTGAACTTACTGTAAAAGTAGTTTACTAA
- a CDS encoding rhodanese-like domain-containing protein → MNIAQDQWWEGAQQDTDAVILDVRTPAEWNEGIIPGAINIDIYQGDAFMDALEELDKSKAYYVYCRSGARSGNACNVMSQLGFEKAYNLSGGIMGWNGPVVAPE, encoded by the coding sequence ATGAACATAGCACAAGACCAATGGTGGGAAGGCGCTCAGCAAGATACAGACGCTGTTATACTGGACGTTCGCACACCGGCAGAATGGAATGAGGGTATTATTCCCGGAGCCATTAATATAGATATTTACCAGGGCGATGCCTTTATGGATGCGCTTGAAGAGCTTGACAAAAGCAAGGCCTATTATGTGTACTGCCGATCTGGCGCACGTAGTGGCAATGCCTGTAATGTTATGAGCCAGCTGGGCTTTGAAAAAGCCTACAACCTTAGCGGTGGCATCATGGGCTGGAATGGCCCTGTGGTAGCGCCGGAGTAA
- a CDS encoding NAD(P)-dependent alcohol dehydrogenase: protein MIKVNAYAAYDATNPLKPFEFERNELTAHQIQIDILYSGVCHSDIHTARSEWGPAKYPVVPGHEIVGRIIAVGSDVTAFKVGELAGVGCFVDSCRHCQSCIEGEEQYCEEGMTGTYNSYERGTTIPTYGGYSTSISVDEKYALHVSDKLPLEGVAPLLCAGITTYSPLRHLNVGKGHKVAVLGLGGLGHMAVKFAASFGAEVTMLSTSPSKEADARQLGAHNFALTTDPAIMAGLQNSFDFIINTISAQHEYATYLNLLRKNGTMVVLGVPETPSTTPAFSLIGKRRSIMGSLIGGIKETQEMLDYCAEHNITSDVEVIDMSYINEAYDRMLKSDVKYRFVIDMASMKN, encoded by the coding sequence TAATGAACTTACGGCTCACCAGATACAAATCGATATTTTATATAGTGGTGTATGCCACAGCGACATTCACACAGCGCGCAGCGAGTGGGGGCCGGCAAAATACCCTGTGGTTCCCGGCCACGAAATTGTGGGCCGTATTATTGCTGTGGGTAGCGATGTTACTGCTTTTAAAGTGGGCGAACTTGCCGGTGTGGGCTGCTTTGTAGACTCTTGCCGCCACTGCCAGAGCTGCATTGAGGGCGAAGAGCAATACTGCGAAGAAGGCATGACCGGTACCTACAACAGCTATGAGCGTGGCACTACAATTCCTACTTATGGTGGTTATTCTACCAGCATTAGCGTAGATGAAAAGTATGCCCTGCACGTATCTGACAAGTTACCACTAGAGGGCGTTGCACCACTGCTTTGCGCGGGTATTACTACCTACTCTCCCCTACGTCACCTAAATGTGGGTAAAGGCCATAAAGTTGCTGTATTAGGACTGGGCGGACTTGGCCACATGGCCGTGAAATTTGCAGCCTCTTTTGGCGCTGAAGTTACGATGCTAAGCACCAGCCCAAGTAAAGAAGCTGATGCACGCCAACTGGGTGCGCATAACTTTGCACTTACCACTGACCCTGCTATAATGGCCGGCCTGCAAAATAGTTTTGATTTTATTATCAATACCATATCGGCACAGCATGAGTATGCTACATACCTTAACCTATTGCGTAAAAACGGTACTATGGTGGTGCTTGGTGTGCCCGAAACTCCATCTACAACACCTGCATTCAGCCTTATTGGCAAACGCCGCAGCATTATGGGAAGCCTTATTGGCGGTATTAAAGAAACCCAGGAAATGCTGGATTACTGCGCAGAGCACAACATTACGTCTGACGTTGAAGTAATTGACATGAGCTACATTAACGAAGCGTATGACCGTATGCTGAAAAGCGATGTGAAATACCGCTTTGTGATAGATATGGCTTCGATGAAGAATTAG
- a CDS encoding NAD(P)H-dependent oxidoreductase: MKNYIDSLNWRYAVKKYDNTKKVSAEEIELLKDAVRLSVSSVGLQPYKIFVIESQEVKDQLIEAVGGNNKNIVTAASHIFVFANELNVGPDHVEKYTNNISIQRSLTKEEVAGFGDYIKGYLAGLTEEQKNIWTAKQAYIALSTLVNSAALLKIDTTAMEGFDPAKVNELLGLNEKGLNAAVIAAVGYRHDEDAMQHLKKVRKPKEELFITL; this comes from the coding sequence ATGAAAAATTATATAGACAGCCTTAACTGGCGCTATGCCGTAAAAAAATACGACAACACAAAAAAAGTTTCTGCGGAAGAAATTGAACTGCTTAAAGATGCTGTGCGCCTTAGCGTATCGTCTGTAGGGTTACAGCCTTATAAGATATTTGTTATCGAAAGTCAGGAAGTTAAAGACCAGCTTATAGAAGCCGTAGGCGGAAACAACAAGAACATTGTTACTGCTGCATCGCACATTTTTGTGTTTGCCAATGAGCTTAACGTAGGTCCTGACCATGTAGAGAAATACACAAACAACATTAGCATACAGCGTAGCTTAACTAAAGAGGAAGTTGCCGGTTTTGGCGATTACATTAAGGGTTACCTTGCAGGCCTTACCGAAGAGCAAAAAAATATCTGGACAGCCAAGCAGGCTTACATAGCCCTGAGCACACTGGTTAACAGCGCTGCCCTGCTTAAAATAGATACTACCGCTATGGAAGGTTTTGATCCGGCTAAAGTAAACGAACTGCTGGGACTTAACGAAAAAGGCCTTAACGCCGCCGTTATTGCTGCCGTGGGTTACCGCCATGATGAAGATGCGATGCAACACCTTAAAAAGGTGCGCAAACCAAAAGAAGAATTATTTATAACACTTTAA
- a CDS encoding sensor histidine kinase: protein MDVELLSGISNLPFILNNEFHDSISLAQNKTCSERCKEKDCLNLFDSYYNKDYICSKGYNNYLHEIGDTKVIYNGLIYNDNKDVPQGRKDVRRDYIIERKKLVEHTEKLSRIENYIEKRVNETIEKNFSMFHDFKTSMTIFFSCTQDIINKLPGNTFLEKIEGSDRSYKDLYNSLELITSQLRMVDVIINPKSIIFGSKRNINIFQLFEKITKLFNHLSTKKRDINIEVSRETWIDNSYCYESIEFIPLILLDNALKYSVPNSTIEIKFEQSGNNVRVIIKNIGPIVSDENENKIFEKFFRDPFGEEFSKEGIGMGLYIAQQILLAHDSKLNYFKDVKENKLIGLNIFTFELPLLQD from the coding sequence ATGGACGTTGAGTTATTATCAGGTATCTCTAATTTACCTTTTATTTTAAATAATGAATTTCATGATTCGATAAGTTTAGCGCAGAATAAAACGTGCAGTGAGAGATGCAAAGAAAAGGATTGCTTAAATCTTTTTGACTCTTATTACAATAAAGATTATATCTGTTCAAAAGGATACAACAATTATTTACATGAAATTGGTGATACAAAGGTTATATACAATGGCTTAATCTATAATGATAATAAAGATGTGCCACAAGGCAGAAAAGATGTGCGTAGAGACTATATTATCGAGAGAAAAAAATTAGTTGAACATACTGAAAAACTTAGTAGAATTGAAAACTATATTGAAAAAAGAGTAAACGAAACAATTGAAAAAAACTTTTCAATGTTTCATGATTTTAAAACATCCATGACAATCTTTTTCTCTTGTACACAGGATATTATAAATAAGCTTCCTGGAAATACATTTTTAGAAAAAATTGAAGGTAGTGACCGTTCCTACAAGGATTTATACAATTCATTAGAACTTATTACTTCACAACTAAGAATGGTTGATGTTATTATAAACCCAAAAAGTATAATTTTTGGGTCAAAAAGAAATATTAATATTTTTCAATTATTTGAAAAAATCACAAAGCTTTTTAATCATCTTTCAACTAAAAAAAGGGATATAAATATAGAAGTAAGCCGAGAAACATGGATTGATAATTCATATTGTTACGAATCGATTGAATTCATTCCATTAATTTTATTGGATAACGCCCTCAAATATTCCGTTCCAAATTCAACAATTGAAATTAAATTTGAACAATCAGGCAATAATGTAAGGGTAATAATTAAAAATATTGGACCAATAGTTTCAGATGAAAATGAAAATAAAATATTTGAAAAATTTTTTAGAGATCCATTTGGCGAGGAATTTTCAAAGGAAGGGATAGGAATGGGATTATACATAGCTCAACAAATTTTATTGGCTCACGATAGTAAACTTAATTACTTTAAGGACGTTAAAGAAAATAAACTTATTGGGTTAAACATATTTACATTTGAGTTACCATTGTTACAGGACTAA